A genomic region of Melanotaenia boesemani isolate fMelBoe1 chromosome 21, fMelBoe1.pri, whole genome shotgun sequence contains the following coding sequences:
- the timp2a gene encoding metalloproteinase inhibitor 2a, whose product MFPKMPFSVNGILCTLALLVLWRADELVEACSCAPVHPQQAFCNADVVIRAKVVGEREVDAGNDIYGNPIKRIQYDVKQIKMFKGPNQDIEAVFTAPVSAVCGVTLDVTGKKEYLISGKAESGGRMHVTLCDYIMLWDSLSPTQKKSLSQRYQMGCDCKIVRCPSLPCEISAPEECLWTDLMIEKQVHGRQANHYACVKRSDGSCSWYRGVAPPKKEFLDAEDP is encoded by the exons ATGTTTCCTAAAATGCCGTTTTCCGTTAACGGCATCCTTTGCACGCTCGCGCTGCTGGTCCTGTGGCGGGCGGACGAGCTCGTGGAAGCGTGCAGCTGCGCTCCGGTACATCCGCAACAGGCGTTCTGCAACGCCGACGTAG TGATTCGAGCAAAGGTGGTaggagagagagaggtggaTGCTGGGAACGATATCTATGGGAACCCCATCAAGAGGATCCAATATGATGTCAAACAAATAAAG ATGTTTAAGGGGCCGAACCAGGACATTGAGGCGGTCTTCACTGCTCCAGTGTCTGCTGTCTGTGGTGTTACTCTGGATGTCACTGGCAAGAAGGAGTACTTGATCTCAG GCAAGGCCGAATCTGGTGGGCGCATGCATGTGACCCTGTGTGATTACATCATGCTCTGGGACTCCTTGAGCCCCACCCAGAAGAAGAGCCTCAGCCAGCGCTACCAGATGGGCTGTGACTGCAAG atTGTGCGCTGTCCCTCTCTGCCCTGTGAGATTTCTGCTCCTGAGGAATGTCTGTGGACGGACCTGATGATTGAGAAGCAGGTGCACGGACGCCAGGCCAACCACTACGCCTGCGTTAAGAGGTCAGATGGCTCCTGCTCCTGGTACCGCGGCGTTGCACCGCCCAAGAAGGAGTTTCTGGATGCTGAGGACCCTTAG